A region from the Felis catus isolate Fca126 chromosome F1, F.catus_Fca126_mat1.0, whole genome shotgun sequence genome encodes:
- the LOC105261339 gene encoding LOW QUALITY PROTEIN: major histocompatibility complex class I-related gene protein (The sequence of the model RefSeq protein was modified relative to this genomic sequence to represent the inferred CDS: inserted 2 bases in 1 codon) — translation MVENLMPGHRERYTQPPRGQQQTFKVERKQRQSQHNHSGFHSYQRIIGSELLEDRSTMFLQQAYDGQDFTIFTKDILSWMVIDNVAHITKWAQEANWHELXYQKNWLEEEHTASLERFLQFGEDILQRIGNKKGEHQVPTSSEPLGLCITSSNLGYSHPILKSTLLVALW, via the exons ATGGTGGAGAACCTCATGCCTGGTCACCGGGAGAGGTACACTCAGCCGCCAAGGGGCCAGCAGCAGACCTTCAAGGTGGAACGGAAGCAGCGGCAGAGTCAGCACAATCACTCAG GGTTTCACAGTTACCAGAGAATCATTGGCTCGGAGTTGTTGGAGGACAGAAGCACCATGTTTCTCCAGCAGGCCTATGATGGACAAGATTTCACGATCTTCACTAAAGATATCCTTTCCTGGATGGTTATTGATAATGTGGCTCACATTACCAAGTGGGCACAGGAGGCTAATTGGCATGAGTT ATATCAAAAGAATTGGCTAGAAGAAGAACATACTGCTTCATTAGAGAGGTTCCTGCAGTTTGGGGAAGATATCCTGCAAAGGATAGGTAACAAGAAGGGAGAACACCAGGTCCCTACATCCTCAGAACCCTTGGGTTTATGTATAACTTCCTCTAATCTAGGTTATAGTCACCCCATTCTGAAATCCACCTTGTTAGTTGCACTGTGGTGA